A part of Geothrix oryzae genomic DNA contains:
- a CDS encoding adenosylcobalamin-dependent ribonucleoside-diphosphate reductase encodes MKIARHFTKAGHDPLEGIPFVPRTSRISKLDGTVVFEAKDVMVPDTWSQVAVDILAQKYFRRKGIDAQNGGEKDARQVFHRLAGCWRHWGETHGYFDSAEDAQAFYDELTLMLAKQMCAPNSPQWFNTGLHFAYGISGPAQGHSFVDPKTGEMMKSTSAYERPQPHACFIQSVADDLVNEGGIMDLWTREARIFKYGSGTGTNFSKVRGSEEPLSGGGRSSGLMSFLAVGDRAAGAIKSGGTTRRAAKMVCLDLDHPDIEAFIDWKVAEERKVAMLAAGSAVVRRHWDAICRTVEGSTSRDADPKTNEALRKALARAKREGVPAAFLTQCLGRLAEGDFARDLAGYDTSWDGEAYLTVGGMNSNNSVRVPDAFMRSLEMDGDWELKRRIDGKTSKKLRAKDLWEKVNRAAWTCADPGIQFNTTINDWHTCPEDGPINASNPCSEYMFLDDTACNLASLNLCTFLTDDGGFDLAGYRHAIRLWTVVLEISVLMAQFPSESIAKLSYDFRTLGLGYANLGAMLMRMGIPYDSVEGTQWCAALTALLTGDAYAASAEMAHELGPFPGYQKNAAHMLRVIRNHRRAAYNAPASEYEQLSIRPQGLHGAGVPKRIVEAARESWDTALTYGEQWGFRNAQVTVLAPTGTIGLLMDCDTTGVEPDFALVKFKKLAGGGYFKLVNGAIPEALARLGYAPTQIHEIERHVVGWQQITDETPGITRSMLKGAGWAEEEIASVEQKLPTAFDPAYAIDVERLKNDFSPEQVETFLLALSGTMTVEGAPHLKDEHLPIFDCANRCGRTGRRYIAPVGHLKMMGAAQPFLSGAISKTINLPAEATVAEIGSIYEASWQLMLKAVALYRDGSKMSQAMATNLDLLDGVDTLLDEQATGTEKTPAVAQALTQQLVRTYRRRLPNRRGGYTQAATIGGTKLYLRTGEYEDGSLGEIFLDIHKEGAAFRAVLNCFAIAVSMGLQHGVPLEEFCDAFLFTRFEPGGMVAGSDTIKLSTSLIDFVFRELAISYLGRYDLAHVEPEQLVNAATGLRPNSQAPGANLPNLPTGTPLPFPEATGSISTPTVAQPTLQPVAQPVTVGARTTVSAAQAAREKGYTGDPCPECGHLTLVRNGACMKCQTCGATTGCS; translated from the coding sequence ATGAAGATTGCCCGCCACTTCACGAAGGCAGGTCACGACCCCCTGGAAGGGATCCCCTTCGTCCCCCGGACCAGCCGCATCTCCAAGCTCGACGGCACGGTGGTCTTCGAGGCCAAGGATGTGATGGTCCCGGACACCTGGTCCCAGGTGGCCGTGGACATCCTGGCCCAGAAATACTTCCGCCGGAAGGGCATCGACGCCCAGAACGGCGGCGAGAAGGACGCGCGCCAGGTCTTCCACCGGCTGGCGGGCTGCTGGCGGCACTGGGGCGAGACGCACGGCTACTTCGATTCCGCCGAGGATGCCCAGGCCTTCTACGACGAGCTCACCCTCATGCTCGCCAAGCAGATGTGCGCCCCCAACTCGCCGCAGTGGTTCAACACGGGCCTGCACTTCGCCTACGGCATCTCCGGCCCCGCCCAGGGCCACAGCTTCGTCGATCCGAAGACCGGCGAGATGATGAAGTCCACCTCGGCCTACGAGCGCCCGCAGCCCCACGCCTGCTTCATCCAGAGCGTGGCCGACGACCTCGTCAACGAGGGCGGCATCATGGACCTGTGGACCCGCGAGGCCCGCATCTTCAAGTACGGCTCGGGCACGGGCACCAACTTCTCCAAGGTGCGAGGCTCCGAGGAGCCCCTGTCCGGCGGCGGCCGCAGCTCGGGCCTCATGAGCTTCCTGGCCGTGGGCGACCGCGCCGCCGGCGCCATCAAGAGCGGCGGCACCACGCGCCGCGCGGCCAAGATGGTCTGCCTCGACCTCGACCACCCCGACATCGAGGCCTTCATCGACTGGAAGGTCGCCGAGGAGCGCAAGGTGGCCATGCTGGCCGCGGGCAGCGCCGTCGTGCGCCGCCACTGGGACGCCATCTGCAGGACCGTGGAAGGCTCCACCAGCAGGGACGCCGACCCCAAGACCAACGAGGCCCTCCGCAAGGCCCTGGCCCGCGCCAAGCGCGAGGGCGTGCCGGCCGCGTTCCTCACCCAGTGCCTGGGGCGCCTGGCCGAGGGCGACTTCGCCCGGGACCTGGCCGGCTACGACACCTCCTGGGACGGCGAGGCCTACCTCACCGTGGGCGGCATGAACTCCAACAACTCCGTGCGCGTGCCCGACGCCTTCATGCGCTCCCTGGAGATGGACGGCGACTGGGAGCTGAAGCGCCGCATCGACGGCAAGACCAGCAAGAAGCTCCGCGCCAAGGATCTCTGGGAGAAGGTGAACCGCGCCGCCTGGACCTGCGCCGATCCCGGCATCCAGTTCAACACCACCATCAACGACTGGCACACCTGCCCCGAAGACGGCCCCATCAACGCCAGCAACCCCTGCTCCGAGTACATGTTCCTCGACGACACCGCCTGCAACCTGGCGTCGCTGAACCTGTGCACCTTCCTCACGGATGACGGCGGCTTCGACCTCGCGGGCTACCGCCACGCCATCCGGCTCTGGACCGTCGTGCTCGAAATCAGCGTGCTCATGGCGCAGTTCCCCAGCGAATCCATCGCCAAGCTCAGCTATGACTTCCGCACCCTGGGCCTCGGCTACGCCAACCTGGGCGCCATGCTCATGCGCATGGGCATCCCCTACGACAGCGTCGAGGGCACCCAGTGGTGCGCGGCCCTAACTGCTCTCCTCACCGGCGATGCCTACGCCGCCAGCGCCGAGATGGCCCACGAGCTCGGGCCCTTCCCCGGCTATCAGAAGAACGCCGCCCACATGCTGCGGGTCATCCGCAACCACCGGCGCGCCGCCTACAACGCCCCGGCCTCGGAGTACGAGCAGCTCTCCATCCGGCCCCAGGGCCTGCACGGTGCCGGCGTGCCCAAGCGCATCGTCGAAGCCGCCCGCGAGAGCTGGGACACGGCGCTGACCTACGGCGAGCAGTGGGGCTTCCGCAACGCCCAGGTGACGGTGCTGGCGCCCACGGGCACCATCGGCCTGCTCATGGACTGCGACACCACCGGCGTCGAGCCCGACTTCGCCCTCGTGAAGTTCAAGAAGCTCGCCGGCGGCGGCTACTTCAAGCTGGTGAACGGCGCCATCCCCGAGGCCCTGGCCCGCCTGGGCTACGCGCCCACGCAGATCCACGAGATCGAGCGCCATGTGGTGGGCTGGCAGCAGATCACCGACGAGACTCCCGGCATCACCCGCAGCATGCTGAAGGGCGCGGGCTGGGCCGAGGAGGAGATCGCCTCCGTGGAGCAGAAGCTCCCCACGGCCTTCGATCCCGCCTACGCCATCGATGTGGAGCGCCTGAAGAACGACTTCAGCCCCGAGCAGGTGGAGACCTTCCTCCTGGCCCTCAGCGGCACCATGACCGTGGAAGGCGCGCCCCACCTCAAGGACGAGCACCTGCCCATCTTCGACTGCGCCAACCGCTGCGGACGCACGGGCCGCCGCTACATCGCCCCCGTGGGCCACCTGAAGATGATGGGCGCCGCCCAGCCCTTCCTCAGCGGCGCCATCAGCAAGACCATCAACCTGCCCGCCGAAGCCACCGTGGCTGAGATCGGCAGCATCTACGAAGCCAGCTGGCAGCTCATGCTCAAAGCCGTGGCGCTCTACCGCGACGGCTCGAAGATGAGCCAGGCCATGGCCACCAACCTGGACCTGCTGGATGGCGTCGACACCCTGCTCGACGAGCAGGCCACCGGCACCGAGAAGACCCCGGCCGTGGCCCAGGCCCTGACGCAGCAGCTGGTGCGCACCTACCGGCGCCGCCTGCCCAACCGTCGCGGCGGCTACACCCAGGCCGCCACCATCGGGGGCACCAAGCTCTACCTCCGCACCGGCGAATACGAGGACGGCAGCCTCGGCGAGATCTTCCTCGACATCCACAAGGAGGGCGCCGCCTTCCGCGCCGTGCTCAACTGCTTCGCCATCGCCGTGAGCATGGGCCTGCAGCACGGCGTGCCGCTGGAGGAGTTCTGCGATGCCTTCCTGTTCACCCGCTTCGAGCCCGGCGGCATGGTGGCCGGCAGCGACACCATCAAGCTGAGCACCAGCCTCATCGACTTCGTGTTCCGGGAGCTGGCCATCAGCTACCTGGGCCGCTACGACCTGGCCCATGTGGAGCCCGAGCAGCTCGTGAACGCCGCCACCGGCCTGCGTCCCAACAGCCAGGCCCCCGGCGCAAACCTGCCGAACCTGCCCACGGGCACGCCCCTGCCCTTCCCCGAAGCCACGGGCAGCATCTCCACCCCCACCGTGGCCCAGCCGACCCTCCAGCCCGTGGCCCAGCCGGTCACCGTCGGCGCCCGGACCACCGTCTCGGCGGCCCAGGCCGCCCGCGAAAAGGGCTACACCGGAGACCCCTGCCCCGAATGCGGCCACCTCACCCTCGTCCGCAATGGCGCCTGCATGAAGTGCCAGACCTGCGGCGCCACGACGGGGTGCAGCTAG
- a CDS encoding SagB/ThcOx family dehydrogenase has protein sequence MKIGVALASALLSAGALLAQAQAPLELPAPQKTGGRPLMEALALRSTSRAFDKRELPLQQLSDLLWAAFGVNRPDGRRTAPSARNTQEIDLYVLLKKGAYRYQAQAHRLDPVAPGDLRAFGGTQAFVQDAPVTLVLVADLAKTGTGPLEQRREWAHADAGYISQNIYLYCASTGLATGARAYVDRALLAPRLVLRPDQLILLAQSVGFPAGSR, from the coding sequence ATGAAGATCGGCGTCGCCCTTGCCTCCGCGCTCTTATCCGCCGGTGCGCTGCTCGCCCAGGCGCAGGCTCCGCTTGAGCTGCCGGCGCCCCAGAAGACGGGGGGGCGCCCGCTCATGGAGGCCTTGGCCCTGCGCTCGACTTCCCGCGCCTTCGACAAGCGGGAACTGCCGCTGCAGCAGCTTTCGGACCTCCTGTGGGCCGCCTTCGGGGTCAACCGCCCCGACGGGAGACGCACGGCGCCCTCCGCCAGGAACACCCAGGAGATCGACCTCTATGTCCTGCTGAAGAAGGGCGCCTACCGCTACCAGGCCCAGGCCCACCGGCTCGATCCCGTGGCGCCCGGCGACCTGCGGGCCTTCGGGGGCACCCAGGCCTTCGTCCAGGATGCCCCGGTCACGCTGGTCCTCGTGGCGGACCTGGCGAAAACAGGGACGGGCCCCCTGGAGCAGCGCCGGGAGTGGGCCCACGCCGATGCCGGCTACATCTCCCAGAACATCTACCTCTATTGCGCCTCGACGGGCCTGGCCACCGGCGCCCGGGCCTATGTGGACCGGGCCCTCCTGGCCCCCCGCCTCGTCCTCCGGCCCGATCAGCTCATCCTGCTGGCCCAGTCCGTGGGCTTTCCCGCCGGTTCCCGCTG
- a CDS encoding cyclic nucleotide-binding domain-containing protein, which translates to MPDPLDPTALDLASDPELGPLLAAHPDIAPLRFRDGELLVVEGEDSQDLFIVRKGSLVVEKALPDGTMRPLAQIECSAEAPAIIGEMAYFGAQRRTATVRAVGSCQALHLKPAHLDAIMAGFPGLTRILCRQFTSRLKEANEELRDLRARFDLAAQRRMVQPGEVIFAAGAEAEALFQLALGTVRLTEATGTRLLRAEDLPGGYLGLAAYLRQRPYAATATAEEACFLAVIPASRRAAFLRAQPELALQLLEAGGD; encoded by the coding sequence ATGCCCGATCCTCTTGACCCCACCGCCCTGGACCTGGCCTCGGACCCGGAGCTGGGGCCGCTGCTGGCGGCACATCCGGACATCGCGCCGCTGCGGTTCCGGGATGGCGAGCTCCTGGTCGTGGAGGGGGAGGATTCGCAGGATCTGTTCATCGTGCGCAAGGGCAGCCTGGTGGTGGAGAAGGCCCTGCCGGACGGCACAATGCGGCCTCTGGCGCAGATCGAGTGCAGTGCGGAGGCACCCGCCATCATCGGCGAGATGGCCTACTTCGGGGCCCAGCGCCGCACGGCCACGGTGCGCGCCGTGGGCAGCTGCCAGGCCCTGCACCTGAAGCCCGCCCACCTGGACGCCATCATGGCGGGCTTCCCCGGGCTCACCCGCATCCTCTGTCGCCAGTTCACCTCGCGCCTGAAGGAAGCCAACGAGGAGCTGCGCGACCTGCGGGCCCGCTTCGATCTGGCCGCCCAGCGCCGCATGGTGCAGCCCGGCGAGGTGATCTTCGCGGCGGGAGCGGAGGCCGAGGCCCTGTTCCAGCTGGCCCTGGGGACCGTGCGCCTCACCGAGGCCACCGGTACGCGCCTCCTGCGCGCGGAGGATCTGCCCGGCGGCTACCTGGGCCTGGCGGCCTACCTGCGCCAGCGCCCGTACGCCGCCACGGCCACCGCCGAAGAGGCCTGCTTCCTGGCGGTGATCCCGGCCTCGCGCCGCGCGGCCTTCCTGCGCGCCCAGCCGGAGTTGGCGCTGCAGCTGCTGGAGGCCGGGGGGGACTGA